From Lysinibacillus sp. SGAir0095, the proteins below share one genomic window:
- a CDS encoding DUF2089 domain-containing protein, with the protein MAYKVITNCPVCSKTLKITKLQCSHCHTTIENEFELTKLASLSKDQLHFVEVFLTCRGNIKEVEKELGISYPTVRGKLTEIITSLGYVQKKKNEVDEKKIVTMLENGEITPEEAIKLLKEE; encoded by the coding sequence ATGGCTTATAAAGTAATCACGAATTGTCCTGTCTGCAGTAAAACATTGAAAATTACGAAGTTGCAGTGCTCCCATTGTCACACAACGATTGAAAATGAGTTTGAATTAACTAAGCTGGCCTCCTTATCAAAGGATCAGCTGCATTTTGTGGAAGTTTTTTTAACTTGTCGAGGCAATATCAAAGAAGTTGAAAAGGAACTGGGGATTTCTTATCCTACAGTTCGAGGCAAGCTAACAGAGATTATTACATCCCTTGGATATGTGCAAAAAAAGAAAAATGAAGTAGACGAGAAAAAAATTGTTACCATGTTGGAAAATGGTGAAATCACACCAGAAGAAGCCATCAAGCTCTTAAAAGAAGAATAA
- a CDS encoding sodium/glutamate symporter, which yields MVEFELDMYQVAAVAAIMFWLGSWIVKKNAFLSKYCIPAPLVGGLIFASINTVLAASGMMVITLDTTLQNILMSVFFTTIGFTASIPLMKKGGKQILVILFISVVVLTLQNGIGSSIASLFGIDPRLGLAVGSIALMGGPGTAAAFGTIMEGPDYLVQGASVVGLAAATFGLIAGSILGGPIMRRRLNQLALKELAITKSEVAVTKNEVVDIEEVEVEREKKALGMIRTSSDRFVWAAMLLALALGSGVVLSNIMAATGITFPAYMGSLIMGAIIRNIVEAVGQRHPNEEMEICGDISLSLFLAMAMMGLKLWVLAGLAVPIIVILIAQVVFMFLFSYYILFKLLGKNYESAVQTAGFIGYAMGSMSNAMANMQTITRKYGPAPAAYLAIPIGGMISDFFNAVIITGFLNFFT from the coding sequence ATGGTTGAATTCGAGCTTGATATGTACCAGGTTGCAGCTGTTGCTGCAATTATGTTTTGGTTAGGTTCCTGGATAGTCAAGAAAAATGCTTTCTTAAGTAAGTATTGTATTCCTGCACCTTTGGTTGGAGGTCTGATTTTCGCATCGATAAACACCGTACTTGCTGCTAGTGGGATGATGGTCATTACTCTTGATACGACTCTGCAAAATATATTGATGAGTGTTTTTTTTACTACTATTGGTTTTACTGCCAGTATACCTCTCATGAAAAAAGGCGGCAAACAAATTTTGGTCATCTTGTTCATTTCGGTCGTAGTACTCACACTGCAAAATGGGATTGGAAGCAGTATCGCCTCATTGTTCGGCATTGATCCTAGGCTAGGTTTAGCGGTTGGCTCCATTGCACTAATGGGTGGTCCAGGTACGGCTGCTGCATTTGGTACTATAATGGAAGGACCAGATTATTTGGTACAGGGAGCCTCCGTTGTCGGTTTAGCAGCCGCAACATTTGGATTGATAGCAGGCAGTATATTAGGTGGGCCTATCATGCGAAGACGTTTGAATCAGCTTGCGCTCAAAGAATTAGCTATTACGAAAAGTGAAGTAGCTGTTACAAAAAATGAAGTGGTGGATATAGAAGAAGTTGAAGTAGAAAGAGAGAAAAAAGCTCTTGGAATGATTAGAACTAGTAGCGATCGTTTCGTTTGGGCAGCCATGTTACTAGCACTTGCATTGGGATCTGGTGTAGTTCTATCGAATATAATGGCTGCCACAGGGATCACTTTCCCTGCCTACATGGGGTCGCTAATAATGGGCGCGATCATACGGAACATTGTGGAAGCGGTCGGCCAACGTCATCCAAATGAAGAAATGGAAATATGCGGTGATATTTCACTATCGTTGTTCCTAGCCATGGCAATGATGGGTCTTAAACTATGGGTGCTAGCAGGCCTGGCAGTTCCAATAATTGTTATCCTGATAGCCCAAGTAGTATTCATGTTTCTGTTCAGTTATTACATACTGTTCAAATTGCTCGGTAAAAATTACGAGTCAGCGGTTCAGACTGCTGGTTTCATTGGATATGCGATGGGTTCCATGTCAAACGCAATGGCTAACATGCAGACCATTACTAGGAAATATGGTCCTGCCCCGGCTGCTTACTTGGCTATCCCTATAGGCGGGATGATATCGGACTTCTTTAACGCCGTTATTATTACAGGATTTTTAAATTTCTTTACTTAA
- a CDS encoding LysR family transcriptional regulator, with protein sequence MEFRNIITFLCVAEIGSFTGAASQLGYVQSTVTIQIKQLEEELGTVLFNRIGKRVELTANGQSFMHYANQLVTISEQAKLIGKRPEKMEGNLHIGILESLLIWVLSEKLPQYYSLFPLIKVQTRTAPSNELFQMLKQNKLDMVYFLGKKMYSNDFVCAWSEPVRIVFVTHPDNPFANKKNVLLRELVEQPFILTENTGFYRSILEETAMQQGFTIQPLFVIDNTSAIIKLLKKGLGISFLPEYAVKESLNNNELVTIDVVDCSIQLWSQLFYHKDKWLAPQMESFIELIKGTE encoded by the coding sequence TTGGAGTTTAGAAACATCATCACATTTCTATGCGTGGCTGAAATTGGTTCTTTTACTGGAGCAGCCAGTCAGCTGGGGTATGTCCAATCTACAGTTACGATTCAGATTAAACAATTGGAAGAAGAGTTAGGTACAGTTCTATTCAATCGTATTGGAAAAAGAGTAGAGCTCACCGCAAATGGACAGAGTTTTATGCATTATGCTAACCAGCTTGTAACGATTTCAGAACAAGCTAAGCTGATTGGCAAACGACCAGAGAAAATGGAAGGCAACCTTCATATTGGCATATTAGAGTCCCTTTTGATATGGGTTTTATCAGAAAAGCTTCCGCAATATTATTCACTTTTCCCGTTGATCAAGGTACAAACAAGGACTGCTCCATCAAACGAATTATTCCAAATGTTAAAGCAGAACAAGTTGGATATGGTGTATTTTCTTGGCAAAAAAATGTATAGCAATGACTTTGTTTGTGCCTGGTCGGAGCCCGTCAGAATCGTTTTTGTTACACATCCCGACAATCCATTTGCAAATAAAAAAAATGTCCTTTTGAGAGAGCTTGTAGAGCAGCCATTTATCTTAACAGAGAACACCGGTTTTTATAGAAGTATTTTGGAAGAAACCGCTATGCAACAAGGGTTCACAATCCAACCTTTATTTGTCATAGACAATACAAGCGCCATTATTAAATTGCTTAAAAAAGGGCTCGGGATTTCATTCTTACCGGAATATGCAGTGAAGGAAAGTTTAAACAATAACGAGTTGGTCACGATTGATGTAGTAGATTGCTCTATACAATTATGGAGCCAGTTATTTTATCATAAAGATAAATGGCTGGCTCCTCAAATGGAGAGTTTCATTGAACTAATAAAGGGAACTGAATAG
- a CDS encoding M20 family metallo-hydrolase produces the protein MNKLSINTSININRERLQFNIEELGNIGLNESHGLDRITFSVDDLQARQWFINKIKELKLDYQIDAAANIWTSLPNTNEKAPIIIGSHLDTVPNGGRYDGALGVLIGLEILTTLLENGITTEHPIGLVSFTAEEPNPYNLSTFGSRVVTGKLKKSDIEHVQTKEGISLKTALASAGGSVDAIETAQKKPDELAAFLEVHIEQGKRLLNQSISTGIVTAITGIYREEITFKGEANHAGTTLMKERNDALVAASKFVVAFEEIVRNHPSDEVVGTIGQFSIKPGAPNIIPNEVNLLMEIRGDKAEKIKETLQQVENVFAELANHQPIKVNRTNILDQAPTEMDKRIIETFKDAVPPEDKYLLLGSMAGHDATHLASITKAGMLFVPSIDGKSHCPEEYSRIEDIEKVANVLLQSIFKLDNLLN, from the coding sequence ATGAATAAGCTCTCTATAAATACTTCTATAAACATTAACAGAGAACGGTTGCAATTTAATATTGAAGAACTAGGGAACATCGGTTTAAACGAGTCGCATGGACTGGATCGCATTACTTTCTCAGTCGATGATTTACAAGCAAGACAGTGGTTTATTAACAAAATTAAAGAGTTAAAACTAGATTACCAAATTGATGCAGCAGCAAATATTTGGACTAGTTTACCTAATACCAATGAGAAAGCACCAATCATAATAGGTTCCCATCTTGATACCGTTCCTAATGGCGGGAGATATGATGGTGCACTGGGCGTTTTAATTGGTTTAGAAATTTTAACGACATTGCTTGAAAATGGGATTACAACCGAACATCCAATTGGCTTAGTTTCCTTTACAGCAGAAGAGCCTAATCCATATAATCTTTCAACTTTTGGTAGTAGAGTTGTGACTGGAAAACTTAAAAAGTCGGATATTGAGCATGTGCAAACGAAAGAGGGGATTTCCCTTAAAACGGCACTTGCTTCTGCGGGGGGCTCTGTGGATGCGATTGAAACTGCACAAAAGAAGCCCGATGAATTAGCGGCATTCTTAGAAGTGCATATTGAGCAAGGGAAAAGGCTGCTCAATCAATCGATTTCTACTGGAATTGTCACAGCCATTACGGGAATCTACAGAGAAGAAATTACATTTAAAGGCGAAGCAAATCATGCTGGCACTACATTAATGAAGGAAAGAAACGACGCACTTGTGGCAGCATCAAAATTTGTGGTAGCTTTTGAAGAAATTGTTCGTAATCATCCATCTGATGAGGTAGTTGGAACAATAGGGCAGTTCTCTATTAAACCTGGGGCACCTAATATCATTCCAAACGAAGTGAATTTACTTATGGAAATTCGTGGCGATAAGGCTGAAAAAATAAAAGAGACGTTACAACAAGTAGAGAATGTATTTGCAGAACTTGCAAATCACCAACCAATTAAAGTTAACAGAACCAATATTTTAGATCAAGCTCCAACAGAAATGGATAAACGAATTATCGAAACATTTAAAGACGCTGTTCCACCAGAGGACAAGTATCTCCTATTGGGAAGTATGGCGGGTCATGATGCAACACATCTTGCCTCCATTACAAAAGCCGGCATGTTATTTGTCCCAAGTAT